The Loxodonta africana isolate mLoxAfr1 chromosome 18, mLoxAfr1.hap2, whole genome shotgun sequence genome includes the window CAAGAACACTGCTTTCCATAAATTCATTCCTTTGCTCTTTTGCTTTCAcaggaagaaacaaaaaatgtCTCAAAAGCAGATGAAGGAAGCTTTTGTCAGTAACCTCAATGGAACCACTGTCCTGGAAGTCATCCAGGTCTTGTGCTTGCCTGCACCCTGTGTCCTGTGCAGAGGGCTGCTGACCGTTCTCTTACAGCACTTCTATCCTTCATATACCTGGAGAACCCAGTTCTTCATTGACTTTGTTGTCTTGATAGTTCCCCTGGTGGCTGCTCTCACCATTTTGTCTTCATTTCTCCTCCTTGAGCAGCTCACTATAATTATCTTTGGGGCAGGACTGGCCTATCAAATATACCACAGGAGGACTTGCTATGCCAGAGTGCCTGTGCAGAAGATCCTTGAAAATTTCTTGAAAATCAGTCTAGAATCAGAATACATTCCAGCAATCTCCTGTTTCCGTACAATTAACAATGTATTTACTGCTATTGCCATTTTGGCTGTGGACTTCCCAATTTTTCCCAGACGATTTGCCAAAACGGAGCTGTATGGAACAGGTATAATGGATTTGGGAGTAGGAGGCTTTCTTTTTGGGACAGCAATGGTTTGTCCAGAGGTTAGGAAAAAATCCAGTATGGAGGAATCCAGATTTTATCACCTTACAAAGTCATTGCACTCTGTTTGTCCATTAGTCTTCTTAGGAATAGGACGATTAATCACTATAAAATCCATAGACTATCAGGAACATTTAACCGAATATGGAGTTcattggaactttttttttaccttagcaATTGTGAAATTGATAACATCACTGCTTTTGATTACTTGCCCCCTAAATAAGTCCTGGATTGTGGCCATTAGCATTACTGTATTATACCAGCTAGCTCTTGACTTTACCCCACTAAAGAGGTTAATCTTATATGGCACTGATGGCAGCGGCACAAGGGTTGGTTTATTAAATGCCAATCGAGAAGGAATAATCTCTACTTTGGGGTATGTGACAATATACATGGCTGGTGTGCAAACAGGGTCCTGTCTGTTTAAGAACAGATCACATATCAAAGACTGGATAAAAGTAATATGTTGTCTTCTACTGACAGGTATTAGCCTCTTGGTATGTCTTTACATAGTCCAGGCAAATATAGAAGCTGTATCTCGAAGAATGGCCAATTTAGCCTTTTGTGTTTGGATAGTTGCTTCTAGCCTGATTTTTCTTAGTAGTTTACTAATAGGTGATATAATTTTGAGTTTTGCCAAATTTCTATTTAAAGGGGCTCTAATGCCATGTTCTCGGAAACTTATCCAGTCACCTGCTACAACTAAAAAGCATTCAGAATCCCTAGTCCCTGAAGCGGAAAGAAAGGGAGCCAGTCTTTGTTTAATCACAGCTATTAACAGAAaccagttattttttttcttgctgtcaAATATAACCACTGGCTTGATCAACCTGATGGTGGATACATTACATAGCAGTACCTCGTGGACCTTATTTACGCTCTGTCTCTACATGCTTACCAACTGTTTAACTCTGTTTGTGCTACATTTGCAAGATAAGACTATAAAATTTTGGTGATTGATACAGGTAAAATTTATCTGTATCTGAGCAGTATTTTAACAGAGGATAAATATTAAATGTGAAGAAAATGTGCTTTTGGCAATCCAATGTTAACCATATTTTATTTTAGCATTAAGAGTTTCAACCCTTCTCTGTAACACTGGTAGCGATATTACTATTTTAATGTATCTCAAcactatataaaccaaaccaagaaaagaaacaaagcctGTAATTTCCTAATTTATTAAATTTAGTATTTCAAAGAAACTGTTTTATAGAGTTGCAACACTGAAAAttagagggtggggaggaagatttttatttttcatcttatAATCACCTTAAaccattttgcatttttaaaattatatgtattacttttataataaagTTTACATTAAAACATTTCAGTGTGAATTGTGGAATTGTTGACCCTTTATTgctctattttaatttttaataaagccTAAATatttgcaattgacttgatggcaacaaataACTACACAAGAAGTGTTTAAAATCAAAATATACTATGAAGTCagaaaacagttaagtactctgAAGAATAGAGTGAATTGTATGATACAGCTTACATACACGATTATGAGATAATCCAACCTGATTGGACCTAATTCATTTTTTTAGCTTACTCTGGGCTGGGAATATGAAGATGAGCAAAGCACAAGTTATCTGACATCTTGGAGCTTGTGATCTAGGGGGGAAGACCCATTAGTCAACTGTGATAAGTCATGAGAAAAAAGTATAGATTGCCAAGACTGATCTAGTAGAGGCGAGAGCTGATGGATGTGGAgttacagtgtgtgtgtgtgtggcaggggcaggggtgctGACAAGGGAGGGGGTAAACAGCAGAGAATATTCTAGGCAGATGAATCCCTCAGCAACAGTCCTGAGTTGGGAGGAAACCTAGCACATTTTGGAACTGAAAAAAAGGCTGCAACTTAGAAAAAGGGAGAGCATGGGCACTGAGATGGAGGTAGGCAGGGGCTGTATCAGGCATTCCTCATATACCACGTTAATGGGAAAGGGAACTGGTGACAAAGATGAGAAAGTCATCGTGTACCTCATCTAAAAAGTGTGGCTACCGTAAGGTTTAATATACTTTAAGGGCTTGAGTCATATAAAAAATTTGGCCAAAATCTAAGATTTAATAACCCTCCACAAAATCCTTAAGTTTCTAATGTTCACTGTATATCATTTAAAGTgggcaaaaatatatatatataataaaaaacctgtgccgtcgagtcaattccgactcatagcgaccctataggacagagtagaactgccgcatagtttccaaggagcgcctggtggatttgaactgccgacccttaggttagcagccgtagcacctacccactatgccaccagggtttccatataataataaaccaaaacttGCCCTGAGATGTATTTTCAACTGGAAATCTGATTACCGCAGAAATAGCTAGGGGTCAGAATGCTGGAAGTTAATTTACTATTTGATAAGCAATATGGATTTGTTTAGTATAAAGTAGgtagaagggagccctggtggtgcagtggttaaagcacacggctgctaaccaaaaggttgaaggtttgaacccactacccgctccacaggagaaagatgtggcagtctgctgccataaagattacagccttggaaaccctatggggcagttctagttagtcctctagggtcgctatgagttgggagcaGTTGGTTGGTAGGGTAGGTGGAGCCTCTTCTGATATTGTAGATTTACTGTTAGttataattaaaaccaaaaatccagTTAGTTGTCTCTAATTTagttgaaaatttattttattccCTAATTTATTATACTAACTAGTTTACTTAAATTTGTTGTACTGATGATGCCTAATTtgtcatttatgtggcactttaTATTTGCTAACTACAATCATATGTGGAACTATATTCTTGAAAGACATTTTCCCTCTAAAGAAATCAGTATGTTGAATAGTAACAcagctataaaaataaaaaccagattagattttattttcaattaaaaaggaAGACCTTTGAAGGTTAACCAATAAGATTATAATAAGTAAATTAACCATGACTGGGAAAGCTGATTGGTTTTCCTGCTATTTCACAGTGCCAATACCCCACGCAACCTAGGCCCTTATTCACTTCACAAAGTGACTCACTCCCATGACTTTGATATGATACAATTATAAACTGGGCATATCTACCACATTTCTGTGTAGAAGATGACAACCACTTGTATTTTTATTGAGCATCAACATCCAGTATGTTGTATAAGTCGTACAAAAACATCACACTTTGCTTCCTCGAAGTTCCCTTATAGTCTATGAAGATACAGTAAGAATTACACCGGTACACGTCATTTCTTGTAAACCTAGGCAGCTTGAAGAATAGTCATATTTCATTTATGCCTgagttttgtgtctggcttctcagaCACtgggaagctaaaaaaaaaaaaaaacaaaaaaaccccgaAAACCAAAGAATGGAATTTTGCTGATAATTTATCACATTTCCATCACTCCAACTGTTCATTAGGTACCAGCAAAATGTCCTCTGCTGTTGACTGTCATCCTTCCTGGCCTTTCAAATACTTCAACTTTCCCTTCACAATACCAATATCAAAGTTAAAAACAGACAACTGACTTTTTATGTAGCAATCATTCACTTTGTTAATTAGAGGTAACTTTTCTCTAGCAGGTAGACTCTTCTCATCTTAAACTGCACAGGATAATACTTAAGAAATATTTGCTGCAGCACTACTGATTACAGCTGAAGATAGACCAAGAGTGAAAATAGGTATCTGCTCTGAAATTGGGAATTGTTTTGCAATGAAATAATTTTGTAAGCATTTTCCCTTGAATATTGACTTTATCATCTTTGTAGTACCCAGCCTAACTCCTTGAGAAAGAGCAACTTGTCTTTAAGTTATTCACCTTTTTAGCCTTACAATAacttatttattgaatgcctatgtgaaaggagccctggtagcacaatggttaagtgctcagttgcttaCCTAAAGGctgacaattcaaacccacccaatggctccatgggagaaagtgcttgtgatctgctcctgtcaagattacagccaagaaaaccctatgggacagttctactctgtcacatggggtcactatcatATGGAATCGATGtgaaggcacccaacaataacatgTGATAAATTGTCCAGAAATACTAAAGCAGCATGCACAGAGGTCCTAAAGGTCAAAACCCAACCAGGGAAAATCAGTAACCTCAGACGATGAGATTACTGTGCTctcattttgatatattttatgtCTGGGTTCTAATGCCTTTTCTAACTTAGATATAAATCCGAAGAGTGAATGCTCTCTTCTTTGCAGTACCCAGTTTATGCTCAGTAATGAAAGTTATTAAAATTAGCACCTATatgttgagctcattgttgtcaAGGTCTTTACCAACCATAATCCAAGGTTTAAAAGGTACACTGTAGATACATTAAATTAACTGATACTGTCTTTATAGGAGCACCTCTAGACCTTAAAAGCCACAAGAATTTTAAGTCTATTTTTACATAAAACATGAAATTCTCTAAAAACATCCAAGTTTTGGCTATGTAGTCTAAGCAATCAGAAGCTGCATGCACATCCTACATGCCTGTTGGATTTAAACTAAtgattccactgttctcctgatcTCCTAACACCGCCAAAAGACATACTTACTGGATAACCATACCTTTGGGACTAAACAATGGCTCTTCCAGTTTATTATGTCATCTATCCTAACAGTGACCACACAATGTCATAAGTCAACATGGCAAAGGATGCGCGGTGGGTTTTTTTGTCGTGAATCTCTAAGACTTCATGTGATGACCAAAATACATTTCAAAGGTCAGTATCAGAGCTCTAGCCTATGCTCCCAAGAAAGATAGATTTGTCTTTAGGATTAGGTAGTTGTAAAGCGGTCAGtgaatttacccttatcttcaaAACGTTCATAGGCAAAAGACTTCCCAACTATTTTGGCTTTACAACAGGTTTTCAAAGACTTCAAGGTAAGAACTAAGCAAACCGTGGtgggcagtgtagaactgtctTTACAGCAGCTCAGCTTCTCAGGAGACGGCCAGAGGGAAGAGCCTTTGGCCAGTACCAGCACTTGCCCAAGGGAATGGTCCTCAGTCTGAAAAATCCTAAGTTAATATTAACCCAGCCCAAGAAGCTCCTCTGACCAGGGCACATACACAAGCCACTGTCCATAAAGGGGATGGTAGGTTTTCTATTTGCTTCTCGTGTAACACAAAAATAACTGTCAGCTCTTGACTACTTTCTGTCCCCCCGGCGGGATTTCGACGCAGTTCCACTGGAAAGCAGTTATGCGGCTGGGTCCGGGTGAATCAGGGTGTTAGGGCCACGGAGGCCTTCGCCTCCAATCTTCCCGTAGTGAAAAGCGGATTAAGAGGCGTCAGGTACCTGGAAACCGAGCTCAAAGTTTGTCTCTTACCCGCCAGATGCTCGTCTCCCCTTCCCCTCACTCTCGCCTTCTGTTCTCACCGATCTCGAAAGCCTCAGGTCCTCATCGGGCCTCGACCCTGGGTTGGCCGGGTCGGCTCGGTTCCCTCCGCCCACCTGCCCCCGGGAGCGCGGTTCCCGGTCCCGCGCGGCGGGAGACTGAGATTTAGGTCTACTCACTCCTCCTAGCAGCCCTACTTCGGATTTATTTAAGTAGCTAGAGAAGAAAAAGGGCGCCGGGCACGAGCTCGGCATTGCCTGCGAAGGACCCCCACCCCTTACCCGAGCGTTTCGAAATCAGCACCCTGGAAGCGACGGTGAACAATCTCGCGAGAGGAGGCGGGGCCCGCCCAGCGTTCTCGGCTcctccctgccccaccctccCCACGTCCcgcgccctccctccctcccccactccccgTGGCTCGAGCGGCTGACTGAGCCTGGGGAGGAAACGGCATTCGGAGCCGCGCTCCCGCCCAGGCCGGCCCTGACGCGGGCCTCGTCAGCCGGTAACGGGGAGCAGAGGTGGGGGTCAGGGAGGAGACCACGAGACGGCGAAGGTCAGAGCCGAAAGACCTCCTCCGAGAAGGGTGAGGACAGGGTCGGAGGCCCCCTTTGGCCTCCGCAGAGCTGAGGCGGGGTCGACCCCTCCCAGGGGCGGGGTCGCACTGGGCAACTGCAGCCCGGGGACTGATTGGGCGGGGCGCTAGAAGAATGGGGAAGAGGGGGTCAGCTGTGGGCTAAGGGTGCCGGAGCGGCTGGAAGCGGGGAGTGGGCTGTGGCGCTGAAGCAGGGGTGGGGTCTTGGGGCCGGGACTCCTGTGACGGGCTGGGGTAGCCTCTCCTTTGGACCCAGACTGGAGGCCGgcgagggggtggggagggagagcgGCGCGAGGGGGCGGGTCCCGGCGCTGCTCGGCGCTGATTGGCTGGGCGCGTGTGGAATCGGGTGATGGGAAACGCCGCCCGGTTCTCCGGTCCCCGCCTGCTTCGCTCCCTCCCCCCCGTGGCGAATGTGCTGCGCGGTGGCGGGTGCTTACGCTCGCGGGGTTTGGCTGTTGCAGGCAGGAGGAGCTGGGAGGAGGCGGCAGcggcaggagcagcagcagcggcggcagcagcagctGGGAGGAGGTGGTGACGGTGGCAACGGCAACGTCGGCGACGATGGCGCGACTGGTGGCAGTGTGCAGGGACGGGGAGGAGGAGTTCCCCTTCGAGAGGAGGCAGATTCCGCTCTACATAGACGACACCCTCACGGTGAGCGGGCCGGGCCGGGCTGGGCTCGCCGCTCCCTGGCAGCtgtctcccctcctccccctctcTCAGCCCGAGCGCTGCGCACTGGAGAAAGAGTGTGTTGCAACTCCTAGGCGAGGCCTTCCCTCCAGCAGGCCCCACAAACTCGCCTTTGCAGTGGGTCGCTCGGTAGCCTCTGCGGGCCCCAAGCCTAGCGCTCCGTTCGCACTTTGAGCCCTTCTCCCCaggttttccttcctttttgaaCCCTCTACCTTTACCCTTTCCCTTCGGGAGACGCCGCTTTTACCCAAGCACGCGTCTTGGAGAGTGGTTGAAGAATCTTAGGCGTTTAGGGCCTGTCCCTTACAGAAACCACCTACCCTCAGGGAGGCTTAATTATCTGGAAATGTCGTAGCTGCATTGCTACTTgtatatttctattttaatattataGCTCTCACTGCATGAGCATAATTACTGAGGGCAGAGTGACGTGCATTTGCAGAGTAAAAATTCCACGCAAAGGATTTGATTTCCTTGTAAATAATCTTCTATTAGCAATTACCTTAAAACTGTTTGAAATGAATGTATTGCTCGGCCATGACTCTTCAAAATGGGCTTTCTTGGCATTAGTTGTTCTTTAGTGTACAGATAGCTCCTCcacacctttttttctttttaaggaagccaagTTGTTGAACGTGTAAGAGTACTGTAAAGAGCTGATTGATCATTTTGAGTGTCAAGACCCAGTTCTGGGTagttttccttttcagagttagtGGTTGTACAGCGTTATGGATTCTCTACCCTGTGTTGCTGTACTATTTCCTTTAAAAGGAAATGGCAGAAATTTGAACTGAATCTGAACAGGAAATAAAGGGTGCAATTGCTTGCCACTATTTCTGAAGAAATTAAATTAACCTTTTCTGAATAtctttttgtatctttattttgATGATGTCGAATCTGGATTGTACATTTTCCTGTTTTGGCAAGATGTAGATGAGTCTTTTTGTTTTACCATCTTTGATTTTATGCCAGTCAAAGACATTTTATCCctaatttttttgcaaatatcTACTGAggttttttcaaattttaaataaaatgcaaGTCATTGTAGAGATGTCACTCTTTGCCTTTCTATTTGCCAGTCTCAAGACTTGATAGAGCTGTAAGACTTTTAGAAGGATTAGGAGAGCTGTTGAATGGCTTGATTTGTTAGAACTTTTTAAGGGAAAATATCTATAATTACCCAGTGCcttcctcccccccacccccggaaAAGGTCAGATAATTTGGCCTGAAGTAAAGTAAAcaaaatttttgtttaattttgctACATTAGAAATTACTTGTATGTACTCCTTGTTATGATTTCTGTGTTTTTTGCATTGAAAGTATAATGGACTTGTAttttaaatagttaaaaaaaaaactagcactcTGATCAAGTTTATATGATGCATTTCTCAATTTGAAAACTCATATGAGCTTGTTTGTTGATATTGTTTTGCTTCTCTCCCTTTCCAACATAAACACTTGCCTAAAGCGCATAGTTTGGTATTAGCCTCTTAGGTTTATTGTCCTAGGATGGatttgaagtaaaatgaaatgccatGGGTTTTGGATATGAAGTGTGTCGCAAGTGTATAATACCAAAACGTAGGGGAAATCAACATGAATTTGCGTatttacaaaattttaaaagcaatttaTTGATTTTCTCCTTATACCCACATAACCACCTTTAATGCGAATGTACCATTAATGGCATCAGTCACATAGCACTTTGAAATGGCCAGCTTTTTGGGGGCTCTTATACTCTGTTCTTTCTACAGTGATGTTAATTTACAGAATCTTCCGTACGGAAAGATACAACCTTGCACTGTGATTTAGTACTGTACTTACTTCTCCAGACAAATCTGGATTGGACTGTACCTGGTGGTTGAATTCTGCTTCTAACGTAGTGTGGACTTGTGACCAAGGCAAATAAAATTTGGGCTTGCTTAATTTAAATATTTCCAAATAGCATTTTATTTAGGAAAATgcgcagttttttttttttttttcttttttactctggAGTTGGTTTTTATCACTAGAAAATGAATGTGACATTTCACATATTACTTTATGTTGGGACTCCTGCAGTCATTGAATGCTGTTTTGTGAAAATTCTTGTCAAGAATGCACCATAATTAGGGAAACAAGTATATTTTAGGACCATTCTACCAAATACTACTTAAGGGGAGAATGCAAAGCAGAACACTTGTTGGGGAGGAGGGAGCAAgaggggaaggggaagagggTGCAGCTTTCTGCTCTGCACTTGTCCATTGATAGTTTGGTGCGTGCCTGAAGCTaacctttggtttggtttttgttcctAGAGTCCTTAAATAATGCACTGAGGAAACTGTGTGATCTTTGGGACAGGAAATAAGAGATCATTTATTTCAAGTAGTTTTAGAATCTTCTCAGCAGCTAGATGTTACAGTCTAGTTATAATGTTTACAATCAGTtacaaatgtttattattttagtaACAGACGGTTTCTAAAACCTAGAGCCTTAAACTGCATGATTTTAGCTTGGGTTTGTAAAATGAAATTTAGAAGCTCCTGTTATGTGATATGTTATATCAAGTTTAAAAGACTAGTGTGGTAGtttatggattgacacagtggctgcaacaatgggctcaagcataacaacgattgtgaggatgtcgcagggctgtgcagtgtttcattctgttacatagggtcgttatgagtcagaacagactcagcggcacctaacaatggTAGTTTACTGGGTTTGAACCCTTGAGCACGGTGCTGATTTAAGTGTATTTGAAAAAAATCCCAAATAAGTAAGCTGATGGAATATTTAGGAAAATAGTGTGCTGTGTGGCTAAAATGCTGTTCAGTGTTACTAGAATTGTAAACTAGATGGACAGAATACAGGTTTGATTTTAGAGATCTTTGAAAAAGTAcaattttttgaatatttttttaaagaactaataaattaaaaatatatactttttgtAAAACAAATCTTGATAAATAACCACAAAACAAATTATCCTTAATTCTACTTCCCAGAGATAACTGAGGCTATGGCAGCATCTGGTGTAATTCCGGTCATAGGTACACAGATAGGTGTGAGCTGAGATTGATTGTCTTCCGTACCATTTTATATCCTGCTTTTTTTCACTGAATGTGCTGTCGAGAGCATTTTTCTCTTGTCGTTCTTAAACACTTTAAATGGCTGTGTAATATTCTTCTGTGTGACATCCCATAATTCAATCATTCTTTTATTGCTGGATATATTTGGGAATATAAATAATGCATAAACCTTTTAATTTTACAATTTTTTCTTCTGGAAGTTGAATTGTTTTTTATAAAGCTCTTAATAGATATTATGAAATTGCTACAGTATTTTTGGAGAATGCAACTTACTGTCCTACTTCAAACCAATCTGAATGGACTAGGAAGTCTGGTAAGAGCTTTTAAAGTCTGAGCCTTTAAAAGATAATAATGGTAGCGTATCTACTTGGGAGTTAGGTGTTTAGCATTTCTTAAAAGTTTAGcatttaacattttttctttcaactcttgatttaatatttaattttatcaagGGTGACGGATGTTACAAATAGCTGTGAGGATGGAGgaagtaaatgaataaaattaaagtgaaaatgatttttaaatacaaatctgatACAGTTGGTTAGAACTTGTGAGAATGTAATAAAAACAGATTATTTGTGGTCAGGCGAAACCAGGACAGATACTTAAGAGTGAAAGTGGGTAATGGATTTAATAAATTTCATAAAGCAGTAATTGCAGCACAATGACTAGTTCTATTTTTGGATAGCTGTGGATAGGCAACCTCATCATGAAGCCGAACACTAATGACTCCTCTGTAAAGCCACACCTGAAATACTTTACAAGACTGTCTCCCTTTAGGTAACCTAGAATCTGAAGATTAAGTCTAGATAGTGATTTTAGAGAATGGGGGAAAGCAGTGCTGCTATCTTctctgctggaaaccctggtggcatagtggttaagtgttctgctgctaaccaaaagatcggcagttcacatctaccaggttctccttggaaaccctgtggggcggttatactctgtcctgtagggtcactgtgagttgaaatcgacgtgatggcaacaggtttttggttttatcttctcTGCCATcctcttgttttcctttttcttactgTCATCTCTAAAGATACTAAAAGGCATAGTGATTGGTCTGAGAGCAACAAAGAAGGCCATTGTTCTAAGTGTTTGAAAGGCAT containing:
- the PIGW gene encoding phosphatidylinositol-glycan biosynthesis class W protein, which produces MSQKQMKEAFVSNLNGTTVLEVIQVLCLPAPCVLCRGLLTVLLQHFYPSYTWRTQFFIDFVVLIVPLVAALTILSSFLLLEQLTIIIFGAGLAYQIYHRRTCYARVPVQKILENFLKISLESEYIPAISCFRTINNVFTAIAILAVDFPIFPRRFAKTELYGTGIMDLGVGGFLFGTAMVCPEVRKKSSMEESRFYHLTKSLHSVCPLVFLGIGRLITIKSIDYQEHLTEYGVHWNFFFTLAIVKLITSLLLITCPLNKSWIVAISITVLYQLALDFTPLKRLILYGTDGSGTRVGLLNANREGIISTLGYVTIYMAGVQTGSCLFKNRSHIKDWIKVICCLLLTGISLLVCLYIVQANIEAVSRRMANLAFCVWIVASSLIFLSSLLIGDIILSFAKFLFKGALMPCSRKLIQSPATTKKHSESLVPEAERKGASLCLITAINRNQLFFFLLSNITTGLINLMVDTLHSSTSWTLFTLCLYMLTNCLTLFVLHLQDKTIKFW